One genomic window of Globicephala melas chromosome 8, mGloMel1.2, whole genome shotgun sequence includes the following:
- the AKIP1 gene encoding A-kinase-interacting protein 1 isoform X2 — protein MENCLAAAALNGVDRRSLQRSARLGQEVLERAKRRAVDWHSVELPKGSVGVISRERPYRERGLAAGPHRLLPGEREERHPTLSASFRTMAEFMDYTSSQCEKYYSSVPEEGGATHVYRYHRGKSKLHLCSDTGNGQRKDTPLGVGGIRQTSECALEASQPLPVFCSIDLL, from the exons ATGGAGAACTGTTTGGCGGCCGCGGCGCTGAACGGGGTAGACCGACGTTCCCTGCAACGCTCGGCTAGGCTGGGTCAAGAAGTGCTGGAGCGGGCCAAAAGGAGGGCGGTGGACTGGCATTCGGTGGAGCTTCCCAAAGGCAGCGTGGGGGTCATTTCCCGGGAGCGGCCCTACAGAGAAAGAGGGCTGGCAGCCGGCCCCCATCGCCTTCTCCCAGGAGAG AGAGAAGAAAGACACCCAACCCTCAGTGCTTCCTTCAGAACAATGGCTGAATTCATGGACTATACCTCAAGTCAGTGTGAG AAATATTATTCATCTGTGCCAGAGGAAGGAGGGGCAACCCACGTCTATCGTTATCACAGAGGGAAGTCGAAGCTGCACTTGTGCTCGGACACTGGGAATGGTCAG AGAAAAGACACCCCCCTTGGTGTCGGAGGCATCCGTCAGACGTCAGAGTGTGCGCTAGAGGCATCCCAGCCT